The following are encoded together in the Armatimonadota bacterium genome:
- a CDS encoding pyridoxamine 5'-phosphate oxidase family protein: MDSRQDAWRQLKELLQGQALAVLATSHEGHPYCSLVAFVVSDDMRTILFGTSRNTRKFANLTSDPRVSVLIDNRGNTDADFHEACAATAVGREVKLPEVEYIALRKKYLARHPHLRDFVSSPTFELVALRIETYYLVTRFQHVMELRLEP; this comes from the coding sequence TTGGATTCAAGACAGGACGCGTGGAGACAGCTGAAGGAGCTCCTCCAAGGTCAGGCGCTGGCTGTCCTCGCTACCAGCCACGAAGGGCACCCGTACTGCAGTCTGGTGGCTTTCGTCGTGTCAGACGATATGCGCACTATTCTCTTTGGGACTTCACGCAACACGCGGAAGTTCGCAAACCTCACCAGTGATCCCCGTGTCTCCGTGCTCATTGATAACCGCGGCAACACCGACGCGGATTTCCACGAGGCCTGTGCGGCAACAGCGGTTGGCCGCGAGGTCAAGCTGCCTGAAGTGGAATACATCGCTCTGCGCAAGAAGTACCTGGCGCGCCACCCTCACCTGAGAGACTTCGTGTCTTCGCCCACCTTCGAGCTTGTTGCGCTGCGTATCGAGACCTATTACCTTGTGACCCGATTCCAGCACGTGATGGAGTTGCGCCTGGAACCGTGA
- a CDS encoding sulfatase: MTRRELLRLGALAAGGAAAGPAFGAQATAANAGNREERAMPPNIVLFLVDDMGWQDTSLPFHERRTPFNNRYHTPNMERLADSGVKFTQAYACCVCSPSRVSLMTGLNAARHRVTNWTLHRNRNTDPEHPDLIIPDWNANGLSPDPSMERAVHATALPALLGKAGYRTIHVGKAHFGALDTPGADPLNIGFDINIAGHAAGGPGSYLGTQNFSAQWRGGGHVWDVPGLDQYHGQDIFLTEALTIEANRQMDQAVADGVPFFLYMSHYAVHVPFAEDKRFIKRYLDAGLDYTEAQYAALLEGMDKSLGDILDNIQARGITDNTIVLFMSDNGGLSAHGRGGELHTHNRPLSSGKGSAHEGGIREPMIVRWPGVTRAGTVCNSPVIIEDFFPTILEMAGAPQHTQPGGAMDGMSFAPLLRGDEPSGQRSLFWHYPNNWGPTGPGIGASSTIRRGDWKLIYYHADQRYELFDVAGDLGETRNLADDKVSLRADLAEELREYLAGVNAQMPVLRATGEEVPLPG; this comes from the coding sequence ATGACCCGTCGGGAGTTACTTCGCCTGGGAGCGCTGGCGGCCGGGGGAGCCGCAGCGGGGCCAGCCTTCGGCGCACAGGCTACGGCAGCTAACGCTGGAAATCGTGAGGAGAGAGCGATGCCGCCGAATATTGTGCTGTTTCTGGTGGACGACATGGGTTGGCAGGACACATCCCTGCCGTTCCACGAGAGGCGCACCCCATTCAACAACCGCTACCACACGCCCAATATGGAGCGCCTGGCCGACAGCGGCGTCAAATTCACCCAGGCCTACGCATGCTGCGTTTGCTCGCCCAGCCGGGTATCTCTGATGACGGGGCTGAATGCCGCGCGCCATCGCGTCACCAACTGGACGCTTCACCGCAACAGGAACACCGACCCGGAGCACCCTGACCTGATCATCCCCGACTGGAACGCGAACGGTCTTAGTCCAGACCCCTCGATGGAGCGCGCGGTGCATGCGACAGCTCTCCCAGCGCTGCTCGGGAAGGCGGGGTACCGGACGATCCATGTTGGGAAGGCGCATTTTGGTGCTCTCGACACGCCCGGCGCAGACCCGCTCAACATCGGCTTTGACATCAATATCGCAGGACACGCCGCGGGCGGTCCTGGCAGTTACCTCGGCACTCAGAACTTCAGCGCCCAATGGCGTGGTGGCGGGCATGTATGGGATGTCCCCGGCCTTGACCAGTACCACGGCCAGGACATCTTCCTCACCGAGGCCCTCACCATCGAGGCGAACCGGCAGATGGATCAGGCCGTGGCCGACGGCGTGCCATTCTTCCTGTACATGTCCCACTACGCCGTGCATGTGCCGTTCGCCGAAGACAAGCGGTTCATAAAGCGTTATCTCGACGCGGGTCTGGACTACACCGAAGCCCAGTATGCGGCTTTGCTGGAGGGAATGGACAAGTCGCTGGGGGACATCCTGGACAACATTCAGGCCCGGGGCATCACCGACAACACGATTGTGCTCTTCATGTCCGACAACGGTGGCCTGAGCGCTCACGGTCGCGGCGGCGAGCTGCATACTCACAACAGGCCGCTGTCCAGTGGGAAGGGTTCGGCTCACGAGGGTGGGATCCGGGAGCCGATGATCGTCCGATGGCCGGGAGTCACACGCGCCGGGACGGTGTGCAACAGTCCGGTCATTATCGAGGACTTCTTCCCCACCATTCTCGAGATGGCGGGTGCTCCTCAACATACCCAACCCGGCGGCGCAATGGACGGCATGAGCTTCGCGCCACTCCTGCGGGGCGATGAACCTTCCGGGCAGCGTTCTCTTTTCTGGCATTATCCCAACAACTGGGGACCCACCGGGCCCGGCATCGGGGCTTCGAGCACCATCCGCCGGGGCGATTGGAAGCTGATCTACTACCACGCGGACCAGCGTTACGAGCTGTTCGACGTGGCAGGCGATCTTGGCGAAACGAGAAATCTGGCCGACGACAAGGTCAGCCTTCGCGCCGATCTGGCCGAGGAGTTGAGGGAGTACCTGGCCGGTGTCAACGCGCAGATGCCGGTTCTCCGAGCTACAGGCGAGGAAGTGCCCTTGCCTGGCTAA
- a CDS encoding type I 3-dehydroquinate dehydratase: MRPSFLRLQSPCLAAIIEAATPEATIASILKCEHEGAEAFAVNLASWERDRLTLEELSRVFHCTGRPMMPLCYRSGNLAADIMDDDARADLLLLAVDAGAAACDIMGDLHDPAPRERTRDQKAIEKQKRLIDRVHSRGAEVIMSSHAPNEFLNSEEILEHLSDFVSRGADIPKIVVRADTEDEVVEAFRTTVLLRRELRTPFVHLCSGKYGRLQRYVAPMLGSLLTFAMESSVQGPQPLVRSARGVLNELQWPPRYPEGG; this comes from the coding sequence ATGCGACCATCGTTCCTGCGGCTGCAGTCACCCTGTCTCGCGGCCATCATCGAGGCAGCAACGCCGGAAGCGACCATCGCCAGTATTCTGAAATGCGAACACGAGGGCGCTGAGGCCTTCGCGGTGAACTTGGCATCCTGGGAGCGGGACAGGCTCACACTTGAGGAACTCTCGCGCGTCTTTCACTGCACGGGACGGCCGATGATGCCGCTATGCTACCGTTCGGGCAATCTCGCCGCTGACATAATGGACGATGATGCCCGCGCTGATTTGCTGCTGCTGGCCGTAGACGCAGGCGCCGCCGCGTGCGACATCATGGGCGATCTGCACGATCCTGCGCCTCGTGAGCGTACCCGCGACCAGAAGGCGATTGAGAAGCAGAAGCGTTTGATCGACCGCGTCCACTCCAGGGGAGCCGAGGTGATCATGTCCTCGCATGCCCCGAACGAGTTCCTCAACAGTGAGGAAATCCTCGAGCACTTGAGTGATTTTGTGTCGCGTGGTGCGGACATCCCGAAGATCGTTGTGCGCGCGGACACCGAGGACGAGGTGGTTGAGGCATTCCGGACGACGGTCCTGCTGAGGCGGGAACTCCGTACACCCTTCGTGCATCTGTGCAGCGGGAAGTACGGCCGTCTGCAGCGCTACGTGGCGCCGATGCTCGGCTCCCTGCTGACCTTCGCGATGGAGAGTTCGGTGCAAGGTCCGCAGCCGCTGGTGCGGTCAGCCAGGGGCGTGCTGAACGAGTTGCAGTGGCCCCCGCGCTATCCCGAAGGCGGGTAG